TTGCAGGCATTTGAGAAAAATAGCGGTTTCAGGAAATCCATTGAGTGGCGTTCTTCCTACTCATATCGGGAACCTTTCAAAATCCCTTCAATACTTTTATGCCCATAATTGTGAGCTTCAAGGCATTATTCCTATGGAAATAGGTAACTTAACCAACCTATTGCTTTTACAACTTAGctataataaattaagtggatTGATTCCAGCATCAATAGGAGGAATGAGAAATCTCCAAGGTCTATTTCTTTCCTCTAAAAATTAGGAGGGCCTATCTCAGAAAGCCTCTGTGGTTTGGAGAGACTATACAACTTGAATTTAGGGTTGAATAAGCTGCATGGACCCATACCCTCTTGTTTGGGTAATATTACTTCTTTGGGATATCTTTACTTAAATTCCAACAAATTGAGTTCCGCAATACCTTCAAATTTGTCGAATCTTAAAGATATCTTAGAAATAGATTTATCATCAAACCATCTCTATTCACATGCTATTGATGTTGGACATTTGAGGACTCTACTGAAACTAAATTTATCAAGGAATCTTCTCACGGGCGATATCTTATCCACATTTGGGGTTCTTCAAACTTTGGTTTCATtagatttatcaaataatatactACATGGTCATATCCCTGAATCATTTGATGGGTTGATTAGTTTGGAATTCTTGGATTTATGCAATAACAATCTCTCCGGAGTCATTCCCAAATCTTTGGAAAAGCTTTTATATCTAAAGTATTTTAATGTGTCTTTCAATAGACTTGAAGGGGAAATTCCCAGCAAAGGGTGTTTTTCAAACTTTTCTAGCACATCATTCATGAAGAATTATGCACTTTGTGGTCCACCTAGGTTGCTAGTCCCACCTTGCAAAAACGACATCCACAAAAACTCCCAAATGATTATACTGCATGCTTTCAGGTATGGTTTACCAACAATTGGTACTGTCGTAGTACTAATAGTCTTAACTATTATGTATAGAAGATGCCAAAGGAGGAGTACAACTCTACCAATTAAAGATGATTTGTTGTCTTTGAAAACACCGAGAAGAATTTCACATGCTGAACTTTCCCGAGCAACTAATGGATTTGAGGAAAGCAATATGCTTGGTTCAGGGAGTTTTGGATGTGTATATAAAGGGAGGCTTTCAGATGGAATGGAAGTTGCaataaaagttttcaatttgCAAACAGATGGAGCATTTAGGAGTTTTGACATTGAATGTGATGCTATGCGTAATATAGTTCATCGTAATATTGTGAAGGTCATTACTTGCTGCTCAAGTGTTGACTTCAAAGCCTTGGTGCTTGATTACATGTCTAATGGAAACCTTGAGAAATGGTTACATTTTGAAAATTGCTTCCTTGATATCATACAAAGGGTCGACATAATGATAGATGTTGCGGTAGCTATAGAACACCTCCACAATGGACATCCAACACCTATAATTCATTGTGACATAAAACCAAGCAATATTTTACTAGATGAAGACATGGTTGCACATGTTGGAGATTTTGGCGTTGCCAAATTGTTGGGAGAAGGTGAAGTAATGAAGCAAACCATGACTCTTGCAACTATAGGGTATATGGCACCAGGtgaattcttttttatttttatatgattattttcctaatttgcattttatatttttgtttcatgtATATGTGGATATAATAATTTAGGATGAGTGAtgttctaattatatttttgtttcatgtGGATGtggatatatatttgaataagcattttagaaataattgagGGTGAATGATGTTCTAATTATACTTGAAATGCAGAATTTGGAACAGCAGCAATTGTTTCTATAAAATCTGACGTCTATAGTTATGGGATCGTCCTTATAGAAACTTTCACAAAGAAAAAGCCAACTGATAATGTTTTTGTTGAAGAAGAGACTATAAGGCATTGGATGGAAAGTTCATTGCCTAAAGGAGCGATAGAAATTGCAGATGTTGATTTACTAAGAAGAGAGGATGAGTACATTGTTGTTAAAGCAAATTGTATTTCATCTATCATGGAGTTGGCTTTGAATTGTTCAGCTGAGTTaccagaagaaagaaaagatatgAAAGATGTTGTGGTTGAGCTGAAGAAAATCAAACAAAGGTTGCTAAACAACATCCAACATTTTTAACAGAGATGGTGAGTAATGAGTACACTTGTGGTTATTAATTCAcacttaattttatctttaattcaacatttttaatcatatatataatatgtcgGTATTcgtaaaaattaataaaccattgtttttcttttgctcTCACGTACTAGGCTCTCTTCAAAATCAAAATGCAAACCAataaaatgcattaaatttcGACATCaagttattttctttgttagaTTGGATTTTCatagtttctttttttatttacgatataattttatttccatcTTTTGCCAAAGGTTTTATTAGGGGCGAAGCCAGAAAATCTTTTAgggattgaaattaaattataatttttacaatggtaaaaatgcaatttcaccgttttaatagcctatatttttatattttttaaaggattaaatcaaagttttatcatttttgggggagccaaagtacaattttacgtttattaatttaaaattttaaaaattttgaagggcctaaatggaaactttttcattttaagggggGTTGGGACCCCTACCAACTCTCCTAGGTACGGCCCTATTAAAAAAGCCCTCAACAAATGGTATTTTTCTCATGTTAAGGTTTTGTCTCTTGATTCCGCTAAGAGCCCTATAGGTTCATGTAGATGGTTGCAAGATAAAGGCTATTATGGGTGATCGTAGTTTATCCAATCAATGACATATAAGTTTTATCGGTTTTCAAGTATTTGCTAACTCTTTCTCTTTATTGTCttctaaattttcaattcagaGACAAGTATAACACAATGGTCTTAATTGAGCTAGCTTGCCTCGTCAGGTAATTTGCTGCTTTCCAGTTCCTTAGAGTTATTTGGAGTGTTTAGTATTTAATATTGTCATAGTTGAAAGTATCATTCATAATCTAATCTAATTGTGTTTTTGGCAAGTGGTTGTTGATCAAGGAAAACTAAAGGAAACTCCACATCTTTACTATCATGTTCTACAAAACAAAGAAACTTTTTGCTCGATGAAATTTGTATTGGGCTATCAATGTTTAATGGATTATGTTGTTTTTCTAATGTAAGAGGGGATTTTGccaatattgcatgcaaaatcaaAGTAATATTTGCCAATGCTTAGCTTGATCAACTCTAATGCTGCTGTGGATTTGATTTGTCTTTACAGTATTTAGAGATTATTCTGtgaatgttaaattacttttggACCTAATGCCACCTattcaaaagatgaaattcAGCAAGCCTACAAGTCATTTAATTACTTTTGGACCTCccatgaaatttttatgtatgaAACATACAATATATGGCTtgaatttcataattatattatatataatgaaccatttgtttctttttcaccCTCTCCACCAAAATAAccattaacatcattaaaatcACCCGTATGATCCCAAAGGTCTCTTGGCTTGTCTAAACATGTTGCCAAATTGTTGGAGAAGGTGATGTAATGAAGCAAACCGTGACTCTTGCAACTATCGGGTATATGGCACCaggtgaatttttttatttttgtatgattattttcttgatttgcattttttatttttgcttcatgCGTCTGtggatatatatttgaataagcattttagaaataattaagGACTAATGATGCTCTAATTATACTTGAAATGCAGAATTTGGATCAACTGGAATTGTTTCTATAAAATGTGATGTATATAGTTATGGGATCATCCTTATAGAAACTTTCACAAAGAAAAAGCCAACTGATAATCTTTTTGCTGAAGAAGTGACTATAAGGCATTGGATGGAATGTTCATTGCCGAaaggagcaatagaaattgCAGATGCTGATTTATTAAGAGAAGAGGATGAGTACTTTGTTGTTAAAGCAAATTGTATTTCAGCCATCATGGAGTTGGCTCTGAAATGTTCAGCTGAGTTaccagaagaaagaaaagacatGAAAGATGTTGTGGTTGAGctaaagaaaatcaaacaaagGTTGCTAAACAACTTCAAACATGTTTAACAAATATGGTGAGTAATGAGTACGCTTGCGGTTATTAATTCACtcttaattttaccattaatttaataattttagtctaTTTTAGCATTATAATCATAGATATCTAATATGTCAATATTCGTTTCCATgaagtttgttttaaaaatcGTGGAAATTAATAtactaattttctttcttttgctccCATGTACTAGGCTCTATTCGGAATTCAAACTTCTTTTGCAAAATAAAGATGCATGGAAACCAATAAAACGAGCAGCAGGCCTTACCATGATTTAGTTTTATGGTAGCTTTGGGGCATCaagttattttctttattagatTGGATTTTCTTAGTTTCTTACTTCATTTACAATATAATTGTGTTTCAATCTTTTGCTAAGGATTTTATTATTGGATTTTTAGTtgcttttctttaattaatatgatatttactttcattaaaaaaagtatgcatttaaatttcatttattgtgTTGACGGAACTCTCAAAAGATGGTATTATTCTCGTGTTGAGATTTTGTCTCTTGTTTAACACCCCTCGCCTGGTCCAGTCACCGGACCTGAGCTATAACTACTACCACAGTATAGCTTGTACTTTTGCTACGGCACACAATTTGACGCAGCTCATGTATTAACATAGTTCGCATGTCAATACAACTCATAGATTACATAACGCACATTTTACTACTTTATAGACTAGCTCACACTTAGATACTTTACAAAGAGCTTGCACGTAATTACTTTACTAAGAGCATGTACATACACACGCTCGTAATTTTGCTAGGACCaaatcaaaaatgaaataaaatttgaagtacaaattagaaaataaaaaaaaggactGGATTAAGACAATTGAAAAGGGTCTAACGCGCAAATAGACCCTTCCACAAAAACATGCGGATCCTCTTGCGGGTCGGGTCAATGCGCAAGTTAAAGGGGTGAAACGATGGCATTTTGGCCACTGGGGTTAAtgcccaaaacggcgccgtttcaatcctctataaaaaccaaattttttaaaaaaaattacatttctcTCCTTTCTctgaaaaaaaaactcaaaccaCTCTCCCCCTCTCTCAAAACTCCCCTCTCCGGCCATGGCTCCGGCCAACggacagaaaataaaaataaaaaagaaaattagattgaggaattcttgaaaaatatgaaaattttggtctttgcaaaaatataatattttattcaagaAAATTTGTTACTGATCATTTCTGTTAAGTGCGATCATCTTTTATAAAgagattttaaaaatcttttaaaaagacAAATTTGAGGTAGCGTTGAAttctaaagaaaaaaaggtCCAGAATCGATTACACATAGGGAAGGTTAAAACATCTTTATAACACTTAAAATTGATACATTAATTAGGCagttgttaaaaaaatttcagaatttgaaaaagaaagagctAATATTAATCCCTTGAAATAAAACACTTATTTTTCGagtgaattaaaattttcagtatCTCCTCATatccatgaaaataaaaaaatatatattaaaaaggaaaaaaggacaTCTTCGAATGAAACTTCTCTGCTAGGTGGAGTAGGAATATTGTTGGAGAGTAATACCAACGACCACGCTAATTGGAAGAATCCACCCAAAGTAAAGCAAGGACtctttatatgttaaaaaatcatataactcCAAACACCCATCTTAAATGCAATGTGATCCAGAAATGTTTAAGCTTTTATCCCCAAATCACTCACAAATAGGGGTGACTCATTATGGGAAATgtgttaaaattgaatatttgtcTCATTCAAAAAATCTCATGTTAGAAAATTGGTGAGAAAATTCTACCCCCATTGTCAAGTAATTTCATAGCGGTTGAGAAATAAATAGTgaatctttaattttctttcatgaTAGAAAATGACATTAAAAATTCAGCAAAGAATAAAAACacagaaaattataaataaaatggctTGTccatattcataaaatttatagtttacTGAAgtgcaattttaaaatttcataaaatttaaaaatttcccaCATTTTTAAAGCAAATATTGAAAAAAGAACACAAATGCAAATTCATATAGTCATTCTTTTCTATTATCTCATTTTGCAATGATGAAACGTTTAAAATTATTCAGGTCATTATTTTACATGATACTCTCCATAAATACTTTTAccgggaaaaaaataaagtctAATCATGAAAAACCCATCAATATGTAtatgctttttttcttttttcttattttatttataaatatatggcCTCCTAAAATGGGGTTAAAAGAAATagggataaattttaatttttcttttcttttaaagtatAAGGTAAGAGAGTTTGAGATAGTTGAGCATTGATTTTGGAAAGTGCTTTTAAAAGTGTTAGAGAAAAGTGCATTTGAGAAgtttagtttaagatttaagtgtttagtattaatatcaaaagtgcttttgaaaaattaaacgtcaattttagacatgatattaaaagcaacaaatatgcattttaataataataataaaattaattaatattatgatattttagtaaaaatataaaaaataatttattataatttgttgttaatattttaatatatgaaatataaattttaaatatttttaagcaacaaatattaattatttataaaatttaattagaatatataaactatattttgaatatttaaataaaatgggcttagacaaaaa
This sequence is a window from Gossypium raimondii isolate GPD5lz chromosome 5, ASM2569854v1, whole genome shotgun sequence. Protein-coding genes within it:
- the LOC105766369 gene encoding receptor kinase-like protein Xa21 isoform X2 yields the protein MKNYALCGPPRLLVPPCKNDIHKNSQMIILHAFRYGLPTIGTVVVLIVLTIMYRRCQRRSTTLPIKDDLLSLKTPRRISHAELSRATNGFEESNMLGSGSFGCVYKGRLSDGMEVAIKVFNLQTDGAFRSFDIECDAMRNIVHRNIVKVITCCSSVDFKALVLDYMSNGNLEKWLHFENCFLDIIQRVDIMIDVAVAIEHLHNGHPTPIIHCDIKPSNILLDEDMVAHVGDFGVAKLLGEGEVMKQTMTLATIGYMAPEFGTAAIVSIKSDVYSYGIVLIETFTKKKPTDNVFVEEETIRHWMESSLPKGAIEIADVDLLRREDEYIVVKANCISSIMELALNCSAELPEERKDMKDVVVELKKIKQRLLNNIQHF
- the LOC105766369 gene encoding receptor kinase-like protein Xa21 isoform X1 gives rise to the protein MKNYALCGPPRLLVPPCKNDIHKNSQMIILHAFRYGLPTIGTVVVLIVLTIMYRRCQRRSTTLPIKDDLLSLKTPRRISHAELSRATNGFEESNMLGSGSFGCVYKGRLSDGMEVAIKVFNLQTDGAFRSFDIECDAMRNIVHRNIVKVITCCSSVDFKALVLDYMSNGNLEKWLHFENCFLDIIQRVDIMIDVAVAIEHLHNGHPTPIIHCDIKPSNILLDEDMVAHVGDFGVAKLLGEGEVMKQTMTLATIGYMAPEFGSTGIVSIKCDVYSYGIILIETFTKKKPTDNLFAEEVTIRHWMECSLPKGAIEIADADLLREEDEYFVVKANCISAIMELALKCSAELPEERKDMKDVVVELKKIKQRLLNNFKHV